CGTCCCAACAACTCGACAACGCCCGCACCAAAACTGCGGCTGGGGATCAACCGGCTGCCGATGCGGGTGGACAAAATGATCTCAACCGACTGAAAGGCTGATGCCAGGTTGTCGATCACTTGACCGGTTCTCCGGTCAATATCAGCCATCAGAACCCGCTTCAGGGACTGAAACGTCTTCTGGATCTGCCGACTTTTTTCTGCGGGATTTCGACTTTTCCGCAACCGGCTCGATGCGTCCAAGTCCCTGATCATAAAGGGCCTCGGAAGCGGTCAGTTTTACTCTTCGGTCATCAGGCACGCGCGTGCCGTTGACCCAGTCCACACCGGCGCGGACCCGGTATTCGATCTTGTCCATGATTTCTCCTAGTTTTAGACCGGTGGTCCTGGCGGCCCGGGTGGCGCCGTTACGTGGCCGTGGTCGTGGCCAACATTCTTGCCTTGAGCCTTCAAATGCCCCTGGTTGAAGTCGGCGTTCCCTTCGACAAGAACGTTTCCGACAACCTTCAAAAGACCGTCTTTCATGGAAATCTCGATACCCAACGCCTTGAACACATTTGCCAAAAGGTCTTCGCTTGGCGGGCCATTTTCACCACTGAAACCACCCCGTAGTAGGATCCCTTGATTGGGGTCGCCCCCAGGGTTCAGGACGCCTACGATCTGACCTTTGGAAAGTGGCACCCAGCTCAACGTCTGGCCGCCCGATTCAGGGTGGGGATACCATGGTGACAGATAGGGCTCGCCGTCCTCTTCACCGAGTTTCAGCCGATACCCTTTTCGGGCGTCAAGCTCCGCGATTGGCCCAACTTTCAGCGCATTACCAAAAGCCGTCTTGAGCATCTCAAGATCGGTTTTCATGGCCAGGATGACATCAAACACTTGATGGCTCCACCAGGACGGTTTCTCCATGACCAGGGATATCAAACACAGCCTCGGTCATTTCCGGTGTTGCTCGATCGACATCACCAGCAATCGGACCAAGACCAACGCCGAGAAGCTCGCGCATTGTTCGGCCAAGCCGCTCCTGCGCCAACTCCCAAGGCTCTGTCTCAGCCTTCAATTCATCGCGCATCAACGCTGCAATGCGCTGATCATCACCTGTGCCGGCGTCCAATAGAGCCAACAACCGGGCAAATGGCGCTTCTACCGGAACATCGTCCAGGCTGATTGGATCCGGTAAGAGGGTGCCCGTCAGTGCGATTTGCTGTGCAGCAACCGCCTGCCCCTTGTCATCGCTTTCACGGCGGCGATCAATCCGGACATCAGATTGGAACAGCCCGCGAAAAACATCAGCAGCCTCGTTTTCTGGATGAGACAACGCACTGATAACTTGCCGGCCAACAAGATCGAGATAGGTCTCCGCAGCGGCACTTGTGAACGGGATCCCGGATACGACAGAACGGATCATCTCTCCCGGATTGTCCGGGTCTTCTTCTTCGACCACCATCCGCTCAGTTATGCCGAACTCAATCCTTACCAGCAGCTCGCCATTTTCATAGAGCGCGCCAGGCATGCCAGAACCACCTTGAGCCTGATCGGTGTAAACGGCGATGAACCTACCCTCACCCGAAACCGACAAATTGCCGGCCGGGTCGGTGTCCACTGCCCCGATTTCGCTATCAAGCACATTGTCGCCAGCCAGTGTGCGCCCCTTCAAAGCCAGCACACAGGCCCGCCGAATAGCAATTCTGCAAAGGCTCATGCTTCACCAAGCTCCACGATAAGACGCACATGGTTGCGCGTGTCGACACTTAAAACGCTAAACTTCGGTGTGCCTGGACGATCCAGCGCCTGGACGAGATCCCGCTTTCTAAAGGGAAGATCTGGAAACTTTGCGCGATCGATACGAAGGACCGCACCACCGGAAGCGTGTTCGCTTTGAAAGTCCCTGGATGCACCGCCGCTGAACGACCGGCTTTCCTGGTCATGCGTTCGCAACACTGCAGAAATTTCAACAGCGGGGCGGTCCGGATCAGACCGACCGTCCTTGATGAAGGTAATGCGAAGGGTCTCGGCAAAGACGAGGTCAACCTCTGCCGTGACCGCGTCTCGCAAACCGTCGAACGGACTGCTCATGACAACCTTATGAGCCAGACTGTGCGTTAGTCAGTGCTTTGTTTGCCTCGTCCAGGAACTCCTGCGCTTTGGCCTTCGTCTCATCCGTCTTCGCAGCTGCAACAGCCTTCTCAGCTTGCTCCACTTTGGCTTTCAAAGCTGTGATGTTCTGGTCAGATTGCCCTGTTTTGGTCTTCCCGTTTTTGGTGGTCGATTGATTGGCCTTGGCCTTCGCCGCCCCTTTTTGGAAGGTCACACCGCGCGCTTTATAGTGCTCGACCTGTTCCTCGGTCAGCTGCTTTGGAAGATCCACAACCAGGTTCTTGGTTCCCGGCTTAACTGTCTTCGTTCCACCAAAGATCTTAACTGCTTGGGCAATTTCGCCCTTATGCGAAACTGAGTATTTCATGTCGCTCATCCTAAGGTTAAGAACGGCCCCACTGGAGCCGTTCTTCGAAGAAGGGTTAGGCGGCTTTTTGCAGAACTTCCGGCCGCGCGCACATGTAGAGCGGATAGGAGTACAACTCTCCTTTCACCCAGGATTGGCGATCCTTGTCCTCAATATTGAGGGCGTAGGTCTCTTGCCCCTTCGTATTTACGAAAGGCGCAAATTCATTTGCCGGTGACAGGTATTTCTTGAACACCCCGCGAGCCCCTCGAGGAAAGAACTTTGCCTCTCCCACCGGGATCGCAACTTCGCTGTTGTCATCTGTCCCGCGATAATTGTGGAACACAATGCCGCCGAACGGGAACGACTCAAAAGTGCGGTCAGCACGAAGATCGGCGGCAGCTGCCCAGTTTTCATAGGTTCGCTTGACAGCATCATGCTCGATGAGCTGGTCATACCATTCATCACCACAAAGAGCGTGAATGCTTGTTGCTGGAGTCATAGCGCCTTTGGCCGCCCGGACCATCTTCCGTTTGAGTTCCGCGCATTTCAGGCGGACCTTGGTCGATGCGGTACCGAGCTCGAAGTTGATTGGTGTTGGTTCGCTGATGCCAAATTCATCGAAGTAGTCGTAGATGATCGACGTGCCATCGGCATCAAGGAGCTTGCCCTGAAGGGCGCCGAGGCGGTGGAACTCGTGGGTAAGATCCATGTTGTCCCGGACTTCGCCCATGCGCTCGGCGTATTCGTTCATAACGACCTGAAGCTCGCTTTCGGTGCCAAAAGCCCGCATCCCAGCCACTTCTGAGACTGTCAAGGTGAAGGCATCCGTCAAACGCTGCGTGCGGAAATTACGAATGTTCGCCTTGTTGGCTGAGTTTTGGCGAGGCGCCTCACCATCCGTTGATGTCGGAATCAGGCTGAGGGTCTGGCCCTTCTTTTCAATGCCTATGTCACGCACATAGACACCTTTTTCCTCAAACAAACCAATCGTCGCAAGCAGCTGCGGAACATACTCGATTTCACGCACAGCCTCAGACAGCTCAATCATGCGGAACGCATCATTGTTGAAAATATCCATGGATGCCATGGGTGGGTCTCCTTAGCGAACAATGATGCCGAGAACTTCGAGCTCGGCATGCGCAGTTTCGATTTGAGCGGGCGTTGCACCTTCGGGCATCACCAGATCTTGCGATTTCACCTGGCTCAAGCGAACCAGAAGCGATTTTTCAGAAGTACCGGAAGCCGGATAGATCAGGATTGCTGCGACGCTCTCCGATCCGTCAGCTGCCCCCGGAGCCCACTGGACATAGTTCTTATTGGCCGTGACCTGCCCAAGAACTGTGTTGGCGAGATATGTTTGCTCGTTCGGCACAATGACCGTGCCGGTGTCACGGCTGTAACCGTGTTCACCTTCCATAATGATGCAGGAGCCAGGCCCTGCCTTTTCGGTGAGGACAGTCATCTAAACAGCTCCTTACTTGAAACGCTTGTTGGTATTTGCAACGGCAGTTGACCAAGCCGCTTTGGCTGGTGGCGCCTGGCCGCCAGGATTGCCCTGACCGCTTCCAAGAAGCCGTTCACGTTCGTAGGCTTCTTCATCGATGCCACCGCCTCCAGCAACATCACTGTTGGAAGTTTTCGCCGCGGTCGCCAAAGCCTTGATCGCCTGCTCTGCGGTCAACTCTGTTCGATAGGCAAACTCCTGTGCGAGCGCCTCTCGACCAGCAGCCTCTTCGCAACCGAGGATCGCCTGGATCCGAGCCGTTGCCTTCGCAACGGCATCGGAAACTTCATTGTCGGTGTCGGCGGATTTGCCGTCCGCCGGTTTTGGATCAGCCATATCTGTCTCCTTTTGGCCGGTTGTGGCAGCGGACGCCGCCGGTTCGGTGGCCTTGAGCGACCAACCGTTGCTCTTCGCTAGTTGTGTGAGGTCTTCCGGCGCGCCGGCATAGAATCTGTAATCGAATGACGCTGCGAGTTTTGCCGTTTCAGCATCAGCCTCATCTGCATATCCGGCCGCAACCGCCTCATCGGCGGTCATCCAGGTCGTGGCTTTCATGGCAGCACGAACGTCTTTTGCGTCATTGCCGGATCGTGCCGCATAGGTGTCCGCAAACGACTCTGCTGTTCGCTCTAAGGCTTGTTTTGAAACATCATGATCATCAGCTGTTCCGACTGTGATCGTTGCCGGGTCATGGATCATCATGAGAGCGCCGGACCGCATAACGATCTTGTCACCAGCCATGGCAATCAGGCTGGCAGAAGAGGCCGCAACGCCGTCGACAAAGACAGTGACGTCGCCCCCATGGACCTTCAAGGCGTTGTAGATGCTCCGGCCATCATCAACGTAGCCACCTCCGGAATTAAGGCGAACCGTTAGATCATTTTGGGAGCCGTGCTCAGCAAGTGCAGTGATCACTTCACGCGCTGTAAAGCCCTCATCCCACAGGTTTTCTCCAACGAACCCGTAAAGCACGAGTTCGCCGTTTTCGTAGACCGGCATGATTTGATTTCCTTGGTTAAACCCAGCGAATACTGCGGGCGCGACCGCGCTTTATGTTGCCTGACGCGCGATCGCATCCCGTCTGATATTCGGCGATCAGAGCGTCGAGTTTTGCGAGATTTGCCCGGTTGTAGGTAACCTCTTCACTGCCCAG
This window of the Roseibium alexandrii DFL-11 genome carries:
- a CDS encoding phage baseplate assembly protein V; translated protein: MFDVILAMKTDLEMLKTAFGNALKVGPIAELDARKGYRLKLGEEDGEPYLSPWYPHPESGGQTLSWVPLSKGQIVGVLNPGGDPNQGILLRGGFSGENGPPSEDLLANVFKALGIEISMKDGLLKVVGNVLVEGNADFNQGHLKAQGKNVGHDHGHVTAPPGPPGPPV
- a CDS encoding major capsid protein, translated to MASMDIFNNDAFRMIELSEAVREIEYVPQLLATIGLFEEKGVYVRDIGIEKKGQTLSLIPTSTDGEAPRQNSANKANIRNFRTQRLTDAFTLTVSEVAGMRAFGTESELQVVMNEYAERMGEVRDNMDLTHEFHRLGALQGKLLDADGTSIIYDYFDEFGISEPTPINFELGTASTKVRLKCAELKRKMVRAAKGAMTPATSIHALCGDEWYDQLIEHDAVKRTYENWAAAADLRADRTFESFPFGGIVFHNYRGTDDNSEVAIPVGEAKFFPRGARGVFKKYLSPANEFAPFVNTKGQETYALNIEDKDRQSWVKGELYSYPLYMCARPEVLQKAA
- a CDS encoding head decoration protein, whose translation is MTVLTEKAGPGSCIIMEGEHGYSRDTGTVIVPNEQTYLANTVLGQVTANKNYVQWAPGAADGSESVAAILIYPASGTSEKSLLVRLSQVKSQDLVMPEGATPAQIETAHAELEVLGIIVR
- a CDS encoding head maturation protease, ClpP-related, whose translation is MPVYENGELVLYGFVGENLWDEGFTAREVITALAEHGSQNDLTVRLNSGGGYVDDGRSIYNALKVHGGDVTVFVDGVAASSASLIAMAGDKIVMRSGALMMIHDPATITVGTADDHDVSKQALERTAESFADTYAARSGNDAKDVRAAMKATTWMTADEAVAAGYADEADAETAKLAASFDYRFYAGAPEDLTQLAKSNGWSLKATEPAASAATTGQKETDMADPKPADGKSADTDNEVSDAVAKATARIQAILGCEEAAGREALAQEFAYRTELTAEQAIKALATAAKTSNSDVAGGGGIDEEAYERERLLGSGQGNPGGQAPPAKAAWSTAVANTNKRFK